A window of Ardenticatena maritima contains these coding sequences:
- the ftcD gene encoding glutamate formimidoyltransferase, with product MTEATPLFECVPNFSEGRRAEVVQAIWNAIAAVPGVRVLNLHMDADHNRSVITFIGTPEAVEEAALQAAKTAAALIDLRQHQGEHPRIGATDVIPFIPLEAATLDDAVHLARRVARRLAEEVGIPTYLYGAAAQRPERRRLADIRRGGYEALVDAIQHDPARAPDFGPAALGPAGATAVGARDFLIAWNVFLTTSDVSIAQRIARAVRHSSGGLRGVQALGMLVDGRAQVSMNLTDFRHTPLPRVMEMIRREAARYGVLVERSELVGLLPLDAVLDTAAWYLQLDTLTAEDLIETHVWRYRCALPEG from the coding sequence ATGACAGAAGCAACACCTTTGTTCGAGTGCGTGCCCAATTTCAGCGAAGGACGCCGGGCGGAAGTGGTGCAAGCCATTTGGAACGCTATTGCGGCGGTGCCGGGGGTGCGCGTCCTCAATCTGCACATGGATGCCGACCACAATCGCTCGGTCATCACGTTTATCGGCACGCCGGAAGCGGTTGAGGAAGCGGCTCTGCAAGCCGCCAAAACAGCCGCCGCCCTGATTGATTTGCGCCAGCACCAGGGCGAACATCCCCGCATTGGCGCAACGGACGTCATCCCCTTCATCCCGCTGGAAGCGGCAACGCTCGACGACGCCGTCCACCTGGCGCGGCGTGTGGCGCGTCGGCTTGCCGAGGAAGTGGGAATCCCCACCTACCTGTATGGTGCAGCGGCGCAGCGCCCTGAGCGGCGGCGGCTGGCGGACATCCGCCGTGGCGGCTACGAAGCCTTGGTTGACGCCATTCAGCACGACCCCGCGCGCGCCCCTGATTTTGGACCAGCGGCGCTGGGACCGGCGGGCGCAACAGCGGTTGGCGCGCGCGATTTTCTGATTGCCTGGAACGTCTTTTTGACGACATCCGACGTGAGCATTGCCCAACGAATTGCCCGTGCGGTGCGCCATTCCTCAGGTGGACTGCGGGGTGTTCAGGCGTTGGGCATGTTGGTGGATGGGCGCGCGCAAGTCTCAATGAACTTGACCGACTTCCGCCATACCCCTTTGCCGCGCGTGATGGAGATGATACGGCGCGAAGCCGCGCGTTATGGCGTGCTGGTTGAGCGAAGCGAGTTGGTGGGGCTGCTCCCGCTGGATGCAGTGCTGGATACGGCGGCGTGGTATTTGCAACTGGACACGCTGACCGCCGAAGATCTTATCGAGACGCATGTCTGGCGCTATCGGTGCGCGTTGCCAGAAGGATAA
- a CDS encoding CPBP family glutamic-type intramembrane protease: protein MRSWGVKLLFVVLAVCAFVWPLVFINIALAKPIHPSDRLIVSSRAEFWLLTTTFGVAYTYTSLSTVQALVYALGLFVLGYVGIRVSGISLGALGLSRQKLLQAVVWMCIAWASIALFLRLIGIPFGKLFVLFTKPSVWVYWVLVWCFISVSEEVFFRGYVFSVIERMTEGKRWASGAPVVVSTLLYILFLQGQVYLPRQSQPDALSLTTVALLFHTGLAVLLGWVFATSRNLVWTAWLKAAIVAPLFPVSRGLIIMVLLTYAWQRIRIIKYEQLYKAVEARLELLKLVWKWRRSQEQESQ from the coding sequence ATGCGTTCGTGGGGGGTGAAACTCCTTTTTGTCGTCCTGGCCGTTTGTGCTTTTGTGTGGCCGCTGGTGTTTATCAACATAGCCCTCGCTAAGCCTATTCATCCGTCTGATAGGCTCATTGTTTCCAGTCGTGCAGAGTTTTGGTTGTTGACGACGACGTTTGGGGTGGCATATACCTATACCAGCCTGAGCACTGTCCAGGCATTGGTATATGCGCTTGGCCTGTTTGTACTCGGCTATGTTGGCATTCGTGTGAGTGGTATCTCGTTGGGGGCTCTTGGCTTGTCGCGTCAGAAACTCTTGCAAGCAGTGGTTTGGATGTGTATTGCCTGGGCGTCAATTGCTCTCTTTCTCCGGCTTATCGGTATCCCCTTCGGAAAATTGTTTGTCCTCTTCACGAAACCATCAGTTTGGGTATATTGGGTTCTTGTGTGGTGCTTCATCAGTGTTTCTGAGGAGGTTTTCTTCCGCGGCTATGTGTTCAGCGTGATAGAACGCATGACCGAGGGCAAACGATGGGCGAGCGGGGCGCCTGTCGTTGTGAGCACGTTGCTTTACATCCTGTTTTTGCAGGGGCAGGTCTATTTGCCTCGCCAATCTCAGCCTGATGCGCTGTCACTCACAACAGTTGCGCTCTTGTTTCATACCGGCTTGGCCGTGCTTTTGGGATGGGTTTTTGCGACATCACGCAACCTGGTGTGGACGGCCTGGCTCAAGGCGGCAATTGTTGCCCCCCTCTTCCCGGTCTCGCGAGGTCTCATCATCATGGTTCTGCTCACCTATGCCTGGCAACGGATTCGTATCATCAAGTACGAACAATTGTATAAAGCCGTAGAGGCACGTTTGGAGCTTTTGAAGTTGGTGTGGAAGTGGCGCAGATCTCAGGAGCAGGAATCGCAATAA
- a CDS encoding response regulator, with the protein MNATQPKRRILVLEDDEDLRFIYARTMRRAGFEVREAATLADANRFIDNEHFDVVFFDIRLEGERSTDILRARAQELRKKGTYIIVISAESQYADLAEELGAHFFLVKPVELSSLVTLVERLLSDPEGANS; encoded by the coding sequence ATGAACGCGACCCAACCCAAGCGACGTATTCTTGTTCTGGAAGATGATGAAGACTTGCGATTTATTTATGCCCGCACGATGCGCCGCGCTGGATTTGAGGTGCGGGAAGCGGCGACGCTTGCCGACGCCAACCGCTTCATTGATAACGAGCATTTTGATGTCGTCTTCTTCGATATTCGCCTGGAAGGTGAGCGTTCGACGGATATTTTGCGTGCGCGTGCACAAGAATTGCGCAAAAAAGGCACCTATATCATCGTTATCTCCGCTGAATCCCAATACGCCGACCTTGCCGAGGAATTGGGCGCCCATTTCTTTTTGGTGAAACCGGTTGAATTAAGCTCGCTGGTCACATTGGTGGAGCGCCTGTTGAGCGACCCTGAAGGTGCAAATAGCTAA
- a CDS encoding methionine aminotransferase encodes MNEHYLATRIHGMGTTIFTEMSALAAQYGAVNLGQAFPDFAGFDVAKEAARTAIANDLNQYAPMTGQPALRQALAEHAARFYNMTIDPQAHITITAGATEAIFATLLGLVNPGDEVVLFEPFYDSYRPAVEMAGGNVRVVTLRPPTFAPDPDELRAAFSARTKAIVVNTPHNPTGHVFTEEELRLIAELCQEHDVVAITDEVYEHIVFEGHRHVRLATLPGMWERTITISSAGKTFSLTGWKIGWAIAPEHLTAAVRRTHQFITFAVATPLQEGIAAALREAEARGYYAHLVADYTARRDFLCTVLREAGLRVFEPQGTYFVLTDITPLGFDDDVAFCRFLTTEIGVAAIPPSAFYVNKEEGRRLARFTFCKTWQTLEAAAERLRKLRERV; translated from the coding sequence ATGAACGAGCACTATCTGGCAACGCGCATTCACGGCATGGGGACCACCATTTTCACAGAGATGAGCGCGCTTGCCGCCCAGTATGGGGCGGTCAATTTGGGGCAAGCCTTCCCGGATTTTGCCGGTTTTGACGTGGCAAAAGAGGCGGCGCGCACCGCCATCGCCAACGACCTGAACCAGTACGCCCCCATGACCGGGCAACCTGCGTTGCGCCAGGCGCTTGCCGAACATGCGGCGCGTTTCTACAACATGACGATTGACCCCCAAGCCCATATCACCATCACCGCGGGCGCAACCGAGGCGATTTTCGCTACACTGCTCGGTCTCGTCAATCCCGGTGATGAAGTGGTACTCTTTGAACCCTTCTACGATTCCTACCGCCCAGCCGTCGAGATGGCGGGCGGCAACGTGCGGGTGGTGACCCTGCGCCCCCCCACCTTCGCCCCCGACCCTGACGAATTGCGGGCGGCTTTTTCGGCGCGCACCAAAGCCATCGTCGTCAACACGCCCCACAACCCGACGGGGCACGTCTTCACCGAAGAAGAACTGCGCCTCATCGCCGAGTTGTGCCAAGAGCACGATGTTGTCGCCATCACTGATGAAGTGTATGAGCACATTGTCTTTGAGGGACACCGCCATGTGCGGCTGGCGACCTTGCCCGGTATGTGGGAGCGCACCATCACCATCAGCAGCGCCGGCAAAACATTCAGCCTGACGGGGTGGAAAATCGGCTGGGCAATCGCCCCCGAACACCTCACCGCCGCAGTACGCCGCACGCACCAATTCATCACCTTTGCTGTGGCGACACCCCTGCAAGAAGGGATTGCCGCCGCGTTGCGCGAAGCCGAAGCCCGCGGCTACTATGCGCACCTGGTCGCCGATTACACCGCCCGCCGCGATTTCCTCTGCACCGTCTTGCGCGAGGCGGGGTTGCGCGTTTTCGAGCCGCAAGGCACCTACTTCGTCCTGACGGACATCACGCCACTGGGCTTTGATGATGACGTTGCCTTTTGCCGCTTCTTGACGACCGAGATTGGCGTTGCGGCCATTCCACCATCCGCGTTTTACGTCAACAAAGAAGAAGGGCGGCGGCTGGCGCGGTTCACCTTCTGCAAAACCTGGCAAACCCTGGAAGCCGCCGCCGAACGGCTGCGCAAACTGCGGGAGCGGGTATAG
- a CDS encoding response regulator → MTRILLVEDNELNRDMLARRLKRRGFEVFTAVDGEEALALVRSEMPDIVLMDMSLPKMDGWTATKHIKTDPQTAHIPVLALTAHAMIGDRERALEVGCDEYETKPVDFQRLLQKIEMLLQKNRS, encoded by the coding sequence ATGACCCGAATATTGCTTGTGGAAGATAACGAATTGAACCGCGATATGCTGGCACGCCGACTGAAACGACGCGGCTTTGAGGTGTTCACCGCGGTGGATGGCGAAGAAGCCCTCGCACTCGTGCGCAGTGAGATGCCTGATATTGTGCTCATGGATATGAGCTTGCCCAAAATGGACGGTTGGACCGCAACCAAACACATCAAGACAGATCCGCAGACGGCGCATATTCCGGTGTTGGCGTTGACAGCGCATGCCATGATTGGCGACCGCGAGCGCGCTTTAGAGGTCGGCTGTGATGAATATGAAACCAAACCCGTCGATTTTCAGCGGCTTTTGCAGAAAATAGAGATGCTCTTGCAGAAGAACCGTTCATAA
- a CDS encoding histidine kinase — protein MTRFDSRTLALMVVGVVINFVGGKLIAALKLPLYLDSIGTVLTGVLAGPIPGALTGVINNVLLGVLDSPTWIPFALTAAAIGLLAGYFGANGWMKSPARVALAGLITGVVAALISAPIATIVFGGVTGGGTDALVAFFRSTGLGLWQSVIGQGIVSDPLDKLITYLIVFAIVRALPRQQVLQFPQGDKVVD, from the coding sequence ATGACACGCTTTGATTCGCGCACGCTGGCTTTGATGGTTGTCGGTGTTGTCATCAACTTTGTCGGTGGGAAACTCATCGCGGCGCTCAAACTGCCACTCTACCTTGACAGCATTGGGACGGTGTTGACGGGCGTCCTTGCCGGTCCCATTCCCGGCGCACTGACGGGCGTCATCAACAACGTGTTGCTTGGCGTTCTGGACAGCCCCACGTGGATTCCATTCGCCCTGACGGCGGCGGCCATTGGTCTGCTGGCGGGCTATTTTGGCGCCAATGGGTGGATGAAATCTCCGGCGCGGGTGGCGCTGGCCGGCCTGATTACGGGTGTCGTGGCGGCGCTCATCAGCGCCCCGATTGCCACGATTGTCTTTGGCGGCGTCACCGGCGGCGGCACCGATGCGCTGGTGGCGTTCTTCCGCAGCACCGGCTTGGGGCTCTGGCAATCGGTGATTGGGCAAGGCATTGTGAGCGACCCGCTGGATAAACTCATTACCTACCTGATTGTTTTTGCCATTGTGCGCGCCCTGCCGCGTCAACAAGTGCTCCAATTCCCACAAGGCGACAAAGTGGTGGACTAA
- a CDS encoding DUF7682 family zinc-binding protein: MGRRKKEFPCGHKGFGSFCHRCAQEEKERQKRAQKRAAWEATFEHDPIELRHLPRDVVIRAREILALLADGVTWNAPRIKGKLMQFDNTLISIPVTYRYRMLARKTDSGVIPLEVISHEEYNKRYRHFKQ; the protein is encoded by the coding sequence ATGGGCCGACGCAAAAAAGAATTTCCATGTGGGCACAAAGGGTTTGGCTCTTTCTGCCACCGTTGCGCCCAAGAAGAAAAAGAACGCCAAAAACGCGCCCAGAAACGCGCCGCGTGGGAAGCCACGTTTGAGCACGACCCCATCGAACTGCGCCATCTCCCGCGCGATGTGGTCATCCGCGCCCGTGAAATCCTCGCCCTGCTGGCGGACGGCGTGACCTGGAACGCCCCGCGCATCAAGGGCAAACTCATGCAATTCGACAACACCCTCATCAGCATTCCCGTCACCTACCGCTACCGCATGCTGGCGCGCAAAACCGACAGTGGCGTCATCCCGCTGGAAGTCATCTCGCATGAGGAATACAACAAGCGTTACAGGCACTTCAAGCAGTGA
- a CDS encoding energy-coupling factor transporter transmembrane component T family protein, protein MQTGLYLPGNGFLHRLHPLTKVSGCLALLVLAGLPWQRMPHAWLWAVLLLGILALAARTDGDMTFRTWARRLLLISAPFLLSMFLINGFLWPNTTNVLWEWGLLRLSADGLAFSAVIATRLVLAVAAFLLLFLTTHPADFVLGLEQLGLSHELAYLLLAVLSLLPRMYDRLQTIMMAQQARGLQTSGTLIQRMRALLPLFGPLVISALQDVEERAMALEARAFRAPTPKTTIRTLHDTSAQRIARWGMVLAALLLVLFMRWRFR, encoded by the coding sequence ATGCAAACCGGCCTGTACCTACCCGGAAACGGGTTCTTGCACCGCCTGCACCCGCTTACGAAAGTGAGCGGGTGCCTTGCTCTTCTGGTGCTGGCCGGTTTGCCATGGCAACGCATGCCCCACGCCTGGCTCTGGGCGGTGCTCCTGTTGGGCATACTGGCACTGGCGGCGCGCACCGACGGCGATATGACGTTTCGCACATGGGCGCGCCGCCTTTTGCTCATCTCAGCCCCCTTCCTGCTTTCCATGTTCCTCATCAACGGCTTTCTCTGGCCCAACACCACCAACGTTCTGTGGGAATGGGGGCTGCTGCGCCTGAGCGCCGACGGGCTGGCTTTTTCGGCGGTCATCGCCACACGGTTAGTGCTTGCGGTCGCCGCGTTCTTGCTGCTGTTCCTCACCACGCATCCTGCGGACTTTGTACTGGGGTTGGAGCAACTGGGGCTTTCGCACGAACTCGCCTACCTGCTGCTTGCGGTGCTTTCGCTTCTGCCGCGCATGTACGACCGCTTGCAAACCATTATGATGGCGCAACAAGCGCGCGGCTTGCAGACCAGCGGCACGCTCATTCAGCGCATGCGTGCCCTCTTACCGCTGTTCGGGCCGCTGGTCATCAGCGCCCTGCAAGACGTGGAAGAACGCGCCATGGCGCTCGAAGCGCGCGCCTTTCGCGCCCCGACACCCAAGACGACGATTCGCACCTTGCACGACACCTCAGCCCAACGTATCGCCCGCTGGGGCATGGTGCTCGCGGCACTTCTGCTTGTCCTCTTCATGCGTTGGCGTTTCCGCTAA
- a CDS encoding adenylate/guanylate cyclase domain-containing protein gives MHAYRYADVLLQIVHHHPRLALALTDAHLRIQHANATFCAWVGDECVSVEQVALPELLPVLVGLEQHLFRLATEGGTPYTLPYVAHNGRVFDLTIEPVHHLGADEEPLLLVTLHDVTDRARIEQEWRQQRNELMMQRAALRRARDHLDYVLRRFVPSSVADALIEGTHTPAPVGEKQTATMFFADARGFTAVAETCTVEELFDMLNAHWAILVREIRAEGGTVVQYAGDMIMAAFNVPDPMSDHALRAARAAFKARAALETFAAQIAESGLPPLRFGFGLHTGSIMAGYVGGGDFYQYATIGDTTNVAFYLCTQAPPGAIYASHTTWALLGTQVEARFVAQHMVKKRREPILVYELTALRASPSS, from the coding sequence ATGCATGCTTACCGCTATGCTGATGTCTTGCTCCAAATCGTTCATCACCACCCCCGTTTGGCGTTGGCATTGACTGATGCGCATTTGCGTATCCAGCATGCCAACGCCACGTTTTGCGCCTGGGTAGGTGATGAGTGTGTATCCGTCGAGCAGGTAGCGCTTCCCGAATTGTTGCCGGTATTGGTGGGGCTTGAACAACACTTGTTCCGTTTGGCAACAGAAGGTGGAACACCCTACACCTTGCCCTATGTGGCGCACAATGGGCGCGTTTTTGATCTCACCATCGAGCCGGTGCACCACCTGGGGGCTGATGAAGAACCGCTCTTGCTGGTCACACTCCACGATGTCACAGACCGCGCCCGCATTGAGCAAGAATGGCGGCAGCAGCGCAATGAATTGATGATGCAACGCGCGGCATTGCGCCGTGCTCGTGATCATCTTGATTATGTGCTGCGCCGTTTTGTGCCTTCCTCAGTCGCTGATGCGCTCATCGAAGGCACACATACACCAGCCCCCGTGGGCGAAAAACAGACCGCCACCATGTTTTTTGCCGATGCACGTGGCTTCACTGCTGTCGCCGAAACGTGCACGGTTGAGGAATTGTTCGACATGCTCAACGCCCATTGGGCTATCCTGGTGCGCGAAATTCGTGCCGAGGGGGGCACTGTTGTGCAATATGCCGGCGACATGATTATGGCTGCGTTCAACGTGCCCGACCCCATGTCCGACCATGCCCTGCGCGCGGCGCGTGCAGCATTCAAGGCGCGCGCGGCGCTGGAAACGTTCGCGGCGCAAATCGCCGAAAGCGGGTTGCCGCCATTGCGCTTTGGGTTTGGCTTGCACACAGGAAGCATTATGGCGGGATATGTGGGGGGCGGTGATTTTTATCAATACGCCACTATTGGTGATACAACCAATGTCGCCTTTTACTTGTGTACACAAGCACCGCCGGGCGCTATTTACGCCAGCCATACCACGTGGGCGTTGTTGGGCACACAGGTAGAAGCGCGTTTCGTTGCGCAACACATGGTCAAGAAACGCCGTGAGCCTATTTTGGTGTATGAATTGACCGCCTTGCGGGCTTCTCCCTCTTCCTGA
- a CDS encoding tetratricopeptide repeat protein: MTFKKQTTPNVKPPERTGYHVSWASAVLFFGMLFVVVGVPLIWLNWERMPARVRYLPRYIETEWRKHQPHPEFVPTPVLAALVQTPDAAPPTATPPTPPPPTPSAAHATPTPTWPPLPTHVMLSGVRHEYQRWNNCGPVTIGMALSFFGRPDTQDQTAPFLKPNPDDKNVSPEELAAYAERVGFVAHVGVAGDLPLLKRLLAAQFPVIIETWFLPEPDDGMGHYRLLIGYDDAEGVFIANDSYNGPNLRLPYAETDALWRVFNRTYVVVAPPERADALRAVLGPLSDSANMWAHSLAQAEAAVTAAPDDAFAWFNLGTSRLRTGDIAGAVEAYDRARVLGLPWRMLWYQFGPFEAYYAAGRYEDVLALADANLKTSNDLEESWYWRGMARTALGDIDGARADFERALRLRPTYHEAEQALQHVSTP, translated from the coding sequence ATGACTTTCAAAAAACAGACCACCCCCAATGTGAAGCCCCCCGAACGCACAGGCTACCACGTTTCGTGGGCAAGCGCGGTGCTCTTTTTCGGTATGTTGTTCGTGGTGGTCGGTGTCCCGCTTATCTGGTTGAATTGGGAGCGCATGCCGGCGCGTGTGCGCTACCTTCCACGCTACATTGAAACCGAGTGGCGCAAACACCAGCCGCACCCTGAATTTGTGCCCACACCCGTCCTCGCCGCACTCGTCCAAACACCAGACGCGGCACCGCCGACCGCCACGCCCCCCACACCGCCTCCCCCCACGCCCAGCGCCGCACACGCCACCCCGACGCCCACCTGGCCGCCGCTCCCCACGCACGTCATGCTGTCGGGTGTGCGCCATGAATACCAGCGCTGGAACAACTGCGGACCTGTCACGATTGGCATGGCGCTCAGTTTCTTCGGGCGACCGGATACACAAGACCAAACCGCCCCCTTTCTGAAACCCAACCCCGACGACAAAAACGTCAGCCCCGAAGAGTTGGCGGCATACGCCGAGCGGGTGGGATTTGTGGCGCATGTGGGTGTAGCCGGCGACCTTCCTCTGTTGAAACGGCTGCTCGCCGCGCAATTTCCCGTGATTATCGAAACATGGTTTCTGCCAGAACCGGACGACGGCATGGGGCATTATCGCCTGCTCATCGGCTATGACGACGCCGAAGGTGTCTTCATCGCCAACGACTCATACAATGGGCCAAACCTGCGCTTGCCCTACGCGGAAACCGACGCGCTCTGGCGCGTCTTCAACCGCACCTACGTGGTGGTGGCACCGCCGGAGCGCGCCGATGCGTTGCGCGCAGTCCTCGGACCGCTCTCCGATTCGGCGAACATGTGGGCGCACTCGCTCGCTCAGGCAGAAGCCGCGGTTACCGCCGCGCCCGATGATGCGTTCGCCTGGTTCAACCTGGGCACCAGCCGCTTGCGAACAGGAGACATTGCGGGCGCTGTTGAAGCCTACGACCGGGCGCGGGTGCTTGGCTTGCCGTGGCGCATGCTCTGGTATCAATTTGGCCCGTTTGAAGCCTATTATGCCGCGGGGCGCTACGAAGATGTGCTCGCGCTTGCCGACGCCAACCTGAAAACCAGCAACGACCTCGAAGAATCGTGGTACTGGCGCGGGATGGCGCGTACGGCGCTGGGCGATATTGACGGGGCGCGCGCCGATTTTGAGCGTGCGCTACGATTGCGTCCCACCTATCACGAAGCCGAGCAGGCCTTGCAACACGTGTCCACACCATGA
- a CDS encoding PAS domain S-box protein, translated as MQPVQKYVEALGHIATQLIRTARWGDVAADVANTLAEVSGAETVTIVLNQYDETHAWRGAYAAHYGPEHDAWPWRASLPPEIAATLERGAIWREGRYAFLPITLHERWIGTLALAAPEQAEFDLEALTFAEHVARMLAESENRRRLTLTERWKMLRQDIPDLAHQLHMYANIADALFLCDQDGVILDANLTAATLLGVSSEALPGRHLSQAWGLPPAAAAIQWQEIQKTLQRIGRWIRRFEARRTDGSVIILEATAVPLEHEAGNTHILVVAEDVSDVARAFERLRASENRYRALVEHAPDIIFAMQSDGTLLTLNPAFERLTGWTREEWLGRNVLELVHEEDAHLLTTAREQARRRQIIRTDVRLKRRDGTYLFAEVTAAPEHAEDQIVIYHGIARDITQRIAIEQELRSQRELFRNLVEIARVTSQRPSLEATLHDMLDVACSVTGAARGSVFLLDRNGRVTHSILAREQADEEEKIRLATRAVKSGVAGLAVREKRVIRIDDIANDPRWEKFPNAPFMEGSALAVPISHDEEVLGVMTLLAGQPHFFDEEDVALMQAAADQMALAVRNAQLYEEQRQLIHDLELARDAAEAASRAKSAFLANISHELRTPLTVIIGYAEMLLEDAQDLGDSHLIRGLERVLNAAQHLLSVVNDLLNLAKIEAGISEIDVQTVAVTDLLVSLEQHIEPLIAASTNTFALEVNDNVGEFVGDVVKLRQILLNLLSNAIKFTDEGTITLRVWRENDGEREMLSFEVHDTGIGIPSEHLQNLFDPFYQVHTDRNRKHGGTGLGLAISQRYAQLMGGRITVSSEVGKGSVFTVRVPAVVKTAQQSYEGKRSIEQ; from the coding sequence ATGCAGCCTGTTCAAAAGTATGTCGAGGCATTGGGGCATATCGCCACACAATTGATACGTACGGCGCGGTGGGGTGATGTTGCGGCCGACGTTGCCAATACACTCGCCGAGGTGTCCGGCGCTGAGACCGTGACGATCGTGCTCAATCAGTATGATGAAACGCATGCATGGCGTGGCGCATATGCGGCACATTACGGGCCTGAACATGATGCTTGGCCTTGGCGTGCTTCGCTTCCACCGGAAATAGCCGCGACGCTTGAGCGTGGCGCGATCTGGCGTGAGGGGCGTTATGCTTTTCTTCCCATCACTCTGCATGAACGTTGGATTGGTACGCTCGCATTGGCAGCGCCTGAGCAGGCCGAGTTCGACCTGGAAGCCTTGACCTTTGCTGAGCATGTTGCGCGTATGCTGGCGGAATCTGAAAACCGCCGTCGCCTCACATTGACAGAGCGCTGGAAGATGTTGCGTCAGGATATCCCCGACCTGGCGCACCAGCTCCATATGTACGCCAATATCGCCGATGCGCTCTTTCTGTGCGACCAAGATGGCGTTATTCTGGACGCCAACTTGACGGCGGCCACGCTTTTGGGCGTGTCGAGTGAAGCATTGCCTGGTCGCCATCTTTCCCAAGCGTGGGGATTGCCGCCTGCTGCCGCCGCCATTCAGTGGCAAGAAATTCAGAAAACATTGCAGCGCATTGGGCGTTGGATTCGGCGTTTTGAGGCGCGGCGTACTGATGGTTCAGTCATTATTTTGGAGGCGACGGCTGTTCCTTTGGAGCACGAGGCGGGGAACACCCATATTTTGGTGGTGGCGGAAGATGTGAGCGATGTCGCGCGCGCTTTTGAGCGGTTGCGTGCAAGTGAAAACCGCTATCGTGCACTGGTGGAGCATGCCCCTGACATTATCTTCGCTATGCAAAGTGATGGCACACTGTTGACACTCAACCCGGCCTTCGAGCGACTAACCGGCTGGACGCGCGAGGAATGGCTTGGGCGTAATGTGTTGGAACTTGTGCATGAAGAGGATGCACACTTGCTGACGACAGCACGCGAACAAGCACGCCGGCGCCAGATTATTCGGACCGATGTACGCTTGAAGCGGCGCGATGGCACGTATCTCTTCGCTGAAGTTACGGCTGCTCCTGAACATGCTGAGGACCAGATTGTTATTTACCATGGCATTGCACGCGATATTACCCAGCGCATTGCCATTGAACAGGAGCTACGCTCTCAACGCGAACTCTTCCGCAATTTGGTGGAAATTGCTCGCGTGACAAGCCAACGCCCATCTCTGGAAGCGACATTGCATGATATGCTCGATGTGGCTTGTTCGGTCACGGGCGCAGCGCGTGGCAGTGTCTTTTTGCTCGACCGCAATGGGCGCGTTACACACAGCATCCTGGCGCGCGAACAAGCCGATGAAGAGGAGAAAATCCGCCTGGCAACGCGCGCCGTCAAGAGCGGTGTGGCTGGGTTGGCGGTGCGTGAAAAGCGGGTGATTCGGATTGACGATATCGCCAACGACCCCCGCTGGGAAAAATTCCCCAATGCGCCCTTTATGGAAGGCTCGGCGCTGGCCGTCCCCATCTCGCATGATGAGGAAGTGCTTGGTGTGATGACACTCCTCGCTGGGCAACCCCATTTCTTTGATGAGGAGGATGTGGCATTGATGCAGGCAGCCGCCGACCAGATGGCGTTGGCGGTGCGCAACGCCCAATTGTATGAAGAACAGCGACAACTCATTCATGATTTGGAGCTGGCGCGCGATGCTGCGGAAGCCGCCAGCCGTGCCAAAAGCGCTTTTCTGGCCAACATCAGCCACGAACTGCGGACGCCGCTCACTGTCATCATTGGCTATGCGGAAATGCTCCTCGAAGACGCTCAGGATTTGGGCGATTCGCATTTGATACGCGGCTTGGAGCGAGTGTTGAATGCGGCACAACACCTTTTGAGTGTGGTGAATGATTTGCTCAACCTGGCCAAAATCGAAGCGGGCATCTCCGAGATAGATGTCCAGACCGTAGCCGTCACTGACCTGTTGGTCTCTCTTGAACAGCATATCGAACCACTCATTGCCGCCAGCACCAATACATTTGCCCTGGAAGTGAACGATAACGTTGGTGAATTTGTGGGCGATGTCGTCAAATTGCGCCAAATCTTGCTCAATTTGCTCAGTAATGCCATCAAGTTTACTGATGAGGGTACGATTACGTTGCGGGTATGGCGTGAAAACGATGGCGAACGGGAGATGCTCTCATTTGAGGTGCATGACACCGGTATTGGTATTCCGAGTGAACACTTGCAAAACCTGTTTGACCCATTCTACCAGGTCCATACCGACCGCAACCGCAAACACGGCGGTACTGGGCTTGGCTTGGCAATTAGCCAGCGGTACGCGCAACTGATGGGAGGGCGTATTACTGTCTCCAGCGAAGTGGGGAAAGGCTCGGTTTTCACGGTACGTGTCCCGGCAGTCGTCAAAACAGCACAACAATCGTATGAAGGAAAAAGGAGCATTGAGCAATGA